The Streptomyces sp. NBC_01775 genome includes a region encoding these proteins:
- a CDS encoding SpoIIE family protein phosphatase, giving the protein MRLPSVGLSDPVSRRALPPSQLAPSAARALLRTEIEKHGRSSTTPGRLIQRLSEDAVLLVSELVTNALVHAGTRIEVACDVETTQPRPPRGAASRDGGATRDGGATRDGGVTEGEVAEGGAAGEGVAEGGPVEIVAVLVEVADAQPTGRVSGDSSGRRPGGRGLGLQLVGSLAESWGVTYRRTEKVVWFRIAVSEMVPRPSGSLTESMHRELDAAEIHPASGQAARRRTAEWTDHGGAFLAEASELLAGQLDEDMVAALAGQLLVPRLADWCAVWLTTELGGMRLSRVWHSDEREVDALRSALEPDPPPAGLRTVGIPWPWPWPGNAEEPQGGGSALAFSLVAGGTCLGSLVIGRSGPTEMTGSVARTAEDVARRVAQAIVTARQYTRQTSISSALQRKQLPLSLANLPGVETAIVYEPHAMGQTVGGDFYDLFPLGHGRWSFLLGDVQGKDPEAMSVTGLTRHLVRLLAREGHGVESVLGKLNAAMAEEAAEAVAVGGESAQPRFLTLVYGELEPEERSGGAHCTVASAGHPPPLKLSTTGAVAPVVEPQMLLGIDEATEFAAYTFDLEPGQSLLTVTDGVTERRNGDRLLDDDDGLAEILAGCVGMGATAVAERVRQATHDFGPEPTEDDLAILVLHAVAG; this is encoded by the coding sequence GTGCGACTGCCGTCCGTCGGCCTGAGCGATCCCGTGTCGCGGAGGGCCCTCCCCCCGAGCCAGCTCGCGCCCTCCGCGGCGCGTGCCCTCCTACGCACGGAGATCGAGAAGCACGGCCGCTCCAGCACGACGCCGGGGCGGCTGATCCAGCGCCTGAGCGAGGACGCGGTGCTCCTCGTCAGCGAACTGGTCACCAACGCGCTCGTGCACGCCGGAACCCGGATCGAGGTCGCCTGCGACGTGGAGACGACGCAGCCGAGACCCCCGCGGGGCGCTGCCTCACGCGACGGTGGGGCAACGCGGGACGGCGGGGCGACGCGGGACGGCGGGGTGACCGAGGGTGAGGTGGCTGAGGGCGGTGCGGCCGGGGAGGGGGTGGCCGAAGGCGGCCCGGTGGAGATCGTCGCCGTCCTGGTCGAGGTGGCCGACGCGCAGCCCACCGGCCGGGTGAGCGGCGACTCGTCCGGCCGCCGCCCCGGCGGGCGGGGTCTCGGCCTCCAGCTGGTCGGATCGCTGGCCGAGTCCTGGGGCGTGACCTACCGGCGTACCGAGAAGGTCGTCTGGTTCCGCATCGCCGTCTCCGAGATGGTGCCCAGGCCCTCGGGCTCGCTCACCGAGAGCATGCACCGCGAGCTGGACGCCGCGGAGATCCACCCCGCCTCCGGGCAGGCGGCCCGGCGCCGCACGGCCGAGTGGACCGACCACGGCGGCGCCTTCCTGGCCGAGGCCAGCGAGCTGCTCGCCGGGCAGCTGGATGAGGACATGGTCGCGGCGCTCGCCGGCCAGCTGCTGGTGCCGCGGCTGGCCGACTGGTGCGCGGTCTGGCTGACCACGGAGCTCGGCGGGATGCGACTGTCCCGCGTCTGGCACTCCGACGAGCGGGAGGTCGACGCGCTGCGCTCGGCCCTCGAACCGGATCCGCCGCCCGCGGGCCTGCGCACCGTCGGCATCCCCTGGCCCTGGCCCTGGCCCGGGAACGCCGAAGAGCCCCAGGGAGGCGGTTCGGCGCTGGCCTTCTCCCTGGTCGCGGGCGGCACCTGTCTGGGCTCGCTGGTGATCGGCAGATCCGGCCCGACGGAGATGACGGGCTCCGTCGCCCGGACGGCGGAGGACGTCGCGCGCCGGGTGGCTCAGGCGATCGTCACGGCCCGCCAGTACACCCGTCAGACCAGCATCAGCAGCGCGCTCCAGCGCAAGCAGCTGCCGCTCTCGCTCGCCAACCTTCCGGGCGTGGAGACGGCGATCGTCTACGAGCCGCACGCCATGGGCCAGACCGTCGGCGGCGACTTCTACGACCTCTTCCCCCTGGGCCACGGCCGCTGGTCCTTCCTGCTCGGTGACGTCCAGGGCAAGGACCCCGAGGCGATGTCCGTCACGGGGCTCACCCGCCACCTGGTGCGGCTGCTCGCCCGGGAGGGCCACGGTGTCGAATCCGTGCTCGGCAAGCTGAACGCCGCCATGGCCGAGGAGGCCGCCGAGGCCGTGGCCGTGGGCGGCGAGAGCGCCCAGCCGCGCTTCTTGACCCTTGTCTATGGAGAGCTGGAGCCCGAGGAGCGCTCGGGCGGAGCGCATTGCACCGTTGCCAGCGCCGGACATCCGCCTCCGCTGAAGCTGTCCACCACCGGCGCGGTGGCGCCGGTGGTGGAGCCGCAGATGCTGCTCGGCATCGACGAGGCCACCGAATTCGCGGCCTACACCTTCGATCTGGAGCCGGGCCAGTCGCTGCTGACGGTGACCGACGGGGTGACCGAACGCCGCAACGGAGACAGGCTGTTGGACGACGACGACGGCCTGGCGGAGATCCTCGCCGGCTGCGTCGGCATGGGCGCCACGGCAGTCGCGGAACGGGTACGCCAGGCCACGCACGACTTCGGCCCGGAGCCGACCGAGGACGACCTGGCGATTCTCGTACTGCACGCGGTGGCCGGCTGA
- a CDS encoding DUF397 domain-containing protein, translated as MNEAQWVKSSYSDGQGGNCVEWAPDLMRESGAVPVRDSKDIGRAPVVFSRAAWAAFVGGVKSAAC; from the coding sequence ATGAACGAAGCGCAGTGGGTCAAGTCCAGCTACAGCGACGGGCAAGGCGGCAACTGCGTCGAGTGGGCCCCGGATCTCATGCGCGAAAGCGGGGCCGTTCCGGTGCGGGACAGTAAGGACATCGGCCGGGCGCCGGTCGTGTTCTCGCGGGCCGCGTGGGCGGCCTTCGTGGGCGGCGTGAAGAGCGCCGCTTGCTGA
- a CDS encoding RICIN domain-containing protein, whose translation MRVRSTALRCLSVAAVTAAAVAGGVSAGAQAAEAPAAKAPTAAHNRVVQIKTFANKCLDVEGASHADRARIIQYHCTGGRNQRFELRHSGGGTYEIRTFAGKCLDVEGASHSDHARIIQYRCHNGANQKFRIVGVGHGQVAIKTFANKYFDVEGASHADRARVIQYHWNGGANQKFRLV comes from the coding sequence ATGCGGGTTCGTTCAACAGCTCTGCGTTGTCTCTCCGTCGCCGCCGTCACCGCTGCAGCCGTCGCGGGCGGGGTGTCCGCCGGAGCGCAGGCCGCCGAAGCACCGGCAGCCAAGGCGCCCACCGCCGCGCACAACAGGGTGGTGCAGATCAAGACCTTCGCCAACAAGTGTCTTGACGTAGAGGGCGCCAGCCACGCCGACCGGGCGCGGATCATTCAGTACCACTGCACCGGGGGCCGCAACCAGCGGTTCGAGCTGCGGCACTCCGGCGGCGGCACGTACGAGATCCGGACCTTCGCAGGCAAGTGCCTGGACGTGGAGGGCGCCAGCCACTCCGACCACGCACGGATCATCCAGTACCGCTGCCACAACGGCGCCAACCAGAAGTTCCGCATCGTGGGCGTGGGCCACGGCCAGGTAGCCATCAAGACCTTCGCGAACAAGTACTTCGACGTGGAAGGCGCCAGCCACGCCGACCGGGCGCGGGTCATCCAGTACCACTGGAACGGCGGCGCCAACCAGAAGTTCCGCCTGGTCTGA
- a CDS encoding SgcJ/EcaC family oxidoreductase, whose protein sequence is MNTTVLDGQEQDAEIEAIKQVVVTLEHSQRHELPEEFIGLFRADAVWTTGHGKRLTGRDEIAAFTRQVLPGAMTDATVTYEVVDVLFIRSDVAAVRAHAQYWTSDGRPDGNPGSPLYVMAKDEGRWRLTACQNTEILSA, encoded by the coding sequence ATGAATACAACGGTCCTCGACGGACAAGAGCAGGATGCCGAGATTGAGGCGATCAAGCAGGTGGTTGTCACGCTTGAGCACTCCCAGCGGCACGAGCTGCCCGAGGAATTCATCGGGCTGTTCCGGGCCGACGCGGTCTGGACGACCGGGCATGGCAAGCGCCTCACCGGTCGGGACGAGATCGCGGCCTTCACGCGGCAGGTGCTCCCCGGGGCGATGACGGACGCGACCGTCACATACGAGGTGGTGGACGTGCTGTTCATCCGGTCTGATGTCGCCGCCGTCCGGGCGCACGCGCAGTACTGGACGTCCGACGGCCGGCCGGACGGGAACCCGGGCAGCCCGCTCTATGTCATGGCGAAGGACGAGGGGCGGTGGCGCTTGACCGCCTGCCAGAACACGGAGATTCTCAGCGCGTAG
- a CDS encoding FMN reductase produces MTSVKPVRPARLAVVSAGLSEPSSTRLLADRLTEATRVALADRDTEAGATGADEATGADGVEVEVVELRDVAREIANAFVTGLTGDELRRGVGKVTEADGLIAVTPVFSASYSGLFKSFFDVVGMTDNDALTGKPTLLGATGGSPRHSLVLEHAMRPLFTYLRAVTVPTAVYAATDDWAAPDDGLTPSLPRRVARAGGELAGLVAPRADTRAAPSDSLEVLPFEQQLSALRVERP; encoded by the coding sequence ATGACGTCCGTGAAGCCCGTACGTCCCGCACGTCTGGCCGTCGTCTCGGCCGGACTGAGCGAGCCGTCGTCCACCCGGCTGCTGGCCGACCGCCTGACGGAGGCGACACGGGTCGCGCTGGCGGACCGGGACACCGAGGCCGGAGCCACCGGGGCCGACGAGGCCACCGGGGCCGACGGCGTCGAGGTAGAGGTCGTCGAACTGCGGGACGTGGCAAGGGAGATAGCCAATGCTTTCGTCACCGGCCTGACCGGTGACGAGTTGCGGAGGGGGGTGGGGAAGGTGACGGAGGCTGACGGGCTGATAGCCGTCACACCGGTCTTCTCCGCCTCCTACAGCGGCCTGTTCAAGTCCTTCTTCGATGTCGTGGGGATGACGGACAACGACGCGTTGACCGGCAAGCCGACCCTGCTCGGCGCGACCGGCGGCTCCCCGCGCCACTCGCTGGTACTGGAGCACGCGATGCGCCCGCTGTTCACCTACCTGCGCGCGGTGACGGTGCCCACGGCGGTCTACGCGGCGACCGACGACTGGGCGGCGCCCGATGACGGGCTCACCCCGTCCCTCCCCCGCCGGGTCGCCCGCGCGGGCGGGGAGCTGGCGGGGCTGGTCGCGCCCCGTGCGGACACCCGGGCCGCGCCCTCCGACAGCCTCGAAGTGCTGCCGTTCGAGCAGCAGTTGTCCGCGCTGCGGGTGGAGAGGCCGTAG
- a CDS encoding LLM class flavin-dependent oxidoreductase produces the protein MQFGIFSVGDVTADPTTGRTPTEHERIKAMLTIARKAEEVGLDVFATGEHHNPPFVPSSPTTMLGYLAARTERLLLSTATTLITTNDPVKIAEDFAMLQHIADGRVDLMMGRGNTGPVYPWFGQDIRQGIPLAIENYALLHKLWTEDVVDWEGRFRTPLQGFTATPRPLEGVPPFVWHGSIRSPEIAEQAAYYGDGFFANHIFWPTGHFQRLINLYRDRFEHYGHGTREQAFVGLGGQVFMRPNSQDAVREFRPYFDNAPVYGHGPSLEEFTDQTPLTVGSPQEVIEKTLTFRESFGDYQRQLFLMDHAGLPLKTVLEQLDMLGEEVVPVLRKEMAAGRPAGTADAPTHAARVAARDAEADAEQEGAAV, from the coding sequence ATCCAGTTCGGGATCTTCAGCGTCGGTGACGTCACGGCCGACCCCACGACGGGGCGGACCCCGACGGAGCACGAGCGGATCAAGGCGATGCTGACCATCGCCCGCAAGGCCGAGGAGGTCGGGCTCGACGTCTTCGCCACCGGCGAGCACCACAACCCGCCGTTCGTGCCCTCCTCCCCCACGACGATGCTCGGCTACCTGGCAGCCCGCACCGAGCGGCTGCTCCTGTCGACCGCGACCACGTTGATCACCACCAACGACCCGGTCAAGATCGCCGAGGACTTCGCGATGCTCCAGCACATCGCGGACGGCCGCGTCGACCTGATGATGGGCCGCGGGAACACCGGCCCGGTCTATCCCTGGTTCGGCCAGGACATCCGGCAGGGCATCCCGCTGGCGATCGAGAACTACGCCCTGCTCCACAAGCTCTGGACCGAGGACGTGGTGGACTGGGAGGGCCGCTTCCGCACGCCCCTCCAGGGCTTCACCGCCACCCCGCGCCCGCTGGAGGGCGTCCCGCCGTTCGTCTGGCACGGCTCGATCCGCAGCCCGGAGATCGCCGAGCAGGCCGCCTACTACGGCGACGGCTTCTTCGCCAACCACATCTTCTGGCCCACCGGCCACTTCCAGCGGCTGATCAACCTCTACCGCGACCGCTTCGAGCACTACGGCCACGGCACCCGCGAGCAGGCCTTCGTCGGGCTCGGCGGCCAGGTGTTCATGCGGCCCAACTCCCAGGACGCCGTACGCGAGTTCCGGCCGTACTTCGACAACGCGCCGGTCTACGGGCACGGCCCCAGCCTGGAGGAGTTCACCGACCAGACGCCGCTGACCGTCGGCAGCCCCCAGGAGGTCATCGAGAAGACCCTGACCTTCCGCGAGTCCTTCGGCGACTACCAGCGCCAGCTCTTCCTCATGGACCACGCGGGCCTCCCCCTCAAGACCGTCCTGGAACAGCTGGACATGCTGGGCGAGGAGGTCGTGCCGGTACTGCGGAAGGAGATGGCCGCCGGGCGTCCCGCCGGGACGGCGGACGCGCCCACGCACGCGGCGCGGGTCGCCGCGCGCGACGCCGAGGCCGACGCCGAGCAGGAGGGAGCTGCCGTATGA
- the glnA gene encoding type I glutamate--ammonia ligase: MDKQQEFVLRTLEERDIRFVRLWFTDVLGFLKSVAVAPAELEQAFDEGMGFDGSAIEGFARVYESDMIAKPDPGTFQILPWRAEAPGTARMFCDILMPDGSPSYADPRYVLKRILAKTSDLGFTFYIHPEIEFFLLKDKPVDGSRPVPADSSGYFDHTPQNVGMDFRRQAITMLESMGISVEFSHHEGAPGQQEIDLRYADALSTADNIMTFRLVMKQVALEQGVQATFMPKPFSEYPGSGMHTHLSLFEGDRNAFYESGAEYQLSKVGRSFIAGLLQHAGEISAVTNQWVNSYKRIWGGANRTAGEGGESPSYICWGHNNRSALVRVPMYKPGKTGSTRIEMRSLDAGANPYLAYAVLLAAGLKGIEEGYELPPGADDDVWALSDAERRAMGIEPLPQNLGEAISLMERSELVAQTLGEHVFDFFLRNKKQEWEEYRSEVTAFELRKSLPVL; the protein is encoded by the coding sequence ATGGACAAGCAGCAGGAATTCGTCCTCCGGACGCTGGAGGAGCGCGACATCCGGTTCGTCCGACTCTGGTTCACCGATGTCCTCGGGTTCCTGAAGTCGGTCGCTGTCGCGCCCGCCGAACTTGAGCAGGCGTTCGACGAGGGCATGGGCTTCGACGGCTCCGCCATCGAGGGCTTCGCCCGCGTCTACGAGTCCGACATGATCGCCAAGCCCGACCCCGGCACCTTCCAGATACTGCCCTGGCGGGCCGAGGCCCCCGGAACCGCCCGCATGTTCTGCGACATCCTCATGCCGGACGGCTCGCCCTCCTACGCCGACCCGCGCTACGTCCTCAAGCGGATCCTGGCCAAGACCTCGGACCTCGGGTTCACCTTCTACATCCACCCGGAGATCGAGTTCTTCCTGCTCAAGGACAAGCCGGTGGACGGCTCCCGCCCCGTCCCCGCCGACTCCTCCGGCTACTTCGACCACACCCCGCAGAACGTCGGCATGGACTTCCGCCGCCAGGCCATCACCATGCTGGAGTCCATGGGTATCTCCGTGGAGTTCTCCCACCACGAGGGGGCGCCCGGCCAGCAGGAGATCGACCTGCGCTACGCGGACGCGCTGTCGACGGCCGACAACATCATGACGTTCCGCCTGGTCATGAAGCAGGTCGCACTGGAGCAGGGGGTGCAGGCCACCTTCATGCCCAAGCCGTTCTCCGAATACCCCGGCTCCGGCATGCACACCCACCTCTCGCTCTTCGAGGGCGACCGCAACGCGTTCTACGAGTCCGGCGCCGAATACCAGCTCTCCAAGGTCGGCCGCTCCTTCATCGCCGGACTGCTCCAGCACGCCGGGGAGATCTCCGCCGTCACCAACCAGTGGGTCAACTCCTACAAGCGCATCTGGGGCGGCGCGAACCGCACGGCGGGCGAGGGCGGCGAGTCGCCCTCCTACATCTGCTGGGGCCACAACAACCGCTCCGCGCTGGTCCGCGTGCCCATGTACAAGCCCGGCAAGACCGGCTCCACCCGCATCGAGATGCGCTCCCTCGACGCCGGCGCCAACCCCTACCTCGCCTACGCGGTCCTCCTGGCCGCCGGCCTCAAGGGCATCGAGGAGGGCTACGAGCTTCCTCCCGGTGCCGACGACGATGTCTGGGCGCTCTCCGACGCGGAGCGGCGCGCGATGGGCATCGAGCCGCTCCCGCAGAACCTCGGCGAGGCGATCAGCCTCATGGAGCGGAGTGAGCTGGTCGCTCAGACATTGGGGGAGCACGTTTTTGACTTCTTCCTCCGGAACAAGAAGCAGGAGTGGGAGGAGTACCGCAGCGAGGTGACGGCTTTCGAGCTGCGCAAGAGCCTTCCCGTGCTGTGA